From a region of the Besnoitia besnoiti strain Bb-Ger1 chromosome I, whole genome shotgun sequence genome:
- a CDS encoding PCI domain-containing protein (encoded by transcript BESB_007160): MTTFVPLATDGDGTASAVAVGDWLLEIMNQKDSAETRSYYTQFLEQFVKDEETEEQRIRDHFQLFELLLSQHQLVFNYLAQARQQQQPPAAQNDKNEKPAPRKTFMEAVHEVEEFFTLLIAMVVLRIENVEQAGQAAGTLCSVFRASTDMAEFRLRLLQSLYNAFPPNFPYRFPIFVATLEYAAETNLFHIMLPYIRYINEWMRDWNLPPSSKRQVFLILANELKKLKKTDEAYPFLKRHVQFFQNEKEEVLSNGATISAAVELIEDSIRLPDVVVFDGLLDLDAVMYLKKTAHASLIELLQIFVNQGPKELDAFKAKHPQVFEEHGLNYEQCLAKIRLLAVASLVQGRKKEVSIRSIGEALQLNEAAAEEVAVQAIGQGIVEAKIDQMARVLHVRSAMQREFGTQQWEELLERIEHWGEGVRALIGCMQSVKSQVASVAAAAANSNGPSPIALATAGSSPAPAPNAGTAHQH, from the exons ATGACGACCTTCGTCCCCCTGGCCACTGACGGCGATGGAACCGCCTCGGCAGTCGCAGTTGGCGACTGGCTGCTGGAAA TTATGAATCAGAAGGActctgcggagacgcgcagctaCTACACGCAGTTCTTGGAGCAGTTTGTAAAGGACGAAGAGACTGAAGAGCAGAGAATCCGCGATCACTTCCAGCTCttcgagctcctcctctctcagcACCAGCTGGTATTCAACTACCTTGCGCAGgctcgccagcagcagcaacctcccgccgcgcagaaCGACAAAAATGAGAAGCCT GCGCCCCGGAAGACCTTCATGGAGGCAGTCCACGAAGTCGAGGAGTTCTTCACGTTGCTGATCGCTATGGTTGTCCTCCGCATCGAGAACGTTGAGCAGGCCGGTCAGGCGGCAGGCACGCTTTGCTCGGTCTTCCGCGCTTCCACAGATATGGCGGAGTTCCGTCTGCGTCT GCTGCAGTCTCTGTACAATGCCTTCCCGCCGAACTTCCCCTACCGGTTCCCCATCTTCGTCGCGACCCTCGAGtacgcggcggagacgaaccTCTTCCACATCATGCTGCCCTACATCCGCTAC ATCAACGAGTGGATGAGGGACTGGAACcttccgccctcctcgaaGCGCCAGGTATTCCTCATCCTGGCGAACGAACTGAAGAAACTGAAGAAGAC AGACGAAGCGTATCCCTTCTTGAAGCGCCACGTGCAATTCTTCCAGaacgagaaggaggaagttCTCTCCAACGG GGCGACCATCTCCGCGGCTGTGGAGCTCATTGAGGACAGCATCCGCCTCCCCGACGTAGTTGTTTTCGACGGCCTGCTCGACCTCGACGCCGTGATGTAtctgaagaagacggcgcatgcgtcgctgATTGAGTTGCTGCAGATCTTCGTAAACCAGGGCCCCAAGGAGCTCGACGCCTTCAAGGCCAAACACCCGCAGGTCTTCGAAGAGCATG GTCTGAACTACGAACAGTGCCTCGCGAAGatccgtctcctcgcggtcgcctctcTGGTTCAGGGCCGCAAGAAGGAAGTCTCCATCCGCTCGATCGGCGAAGCCTTGCAGCTCAAcgaagcagccgccgagGAAGTTGCGGTTCAGGCGATTGGTCAGGGCATCGTCGAGGCGAAGATCGACCAGAtggcgcgcgtcctccacgtCCG CTCCGCGATGCAGCGCGAGTTCGGCACCCAGCAGTGGgaggagctcctcgagcGCATTGAGCACTGGGGCGAAGGCGTGCGCGCACTCAtcggctgcatgcagagcgtGAAGAGCCAAGTGGCGTCcgtggcggcagctgcggcgaactCGAACGGGCCTTCGCCGATTGCGCTCGCGACCGCCGGaagctcgcccgcgcctgctccAAACGCAGGAACCGCGCACCAGCATTAA